A single genomic interval of Bradyrhizobium sp. sBnM-33 harbors:
- the glmU gene encoding bifunctional UDP-N-acetylglucosamine diphosphorylase/glucosamine-1-phosphate N-acetyltransferase GlmU, translated as MTARSSLTVVLAAGEGTRMRSSLPKVLHQVAGQSLLAHVLDAAPHGAGASLAVVIGPDHKAVTEEVKRVRADAATFVQAERLGTAHAVLAARDAIARGADDLLVVFGDTPLISPETFARLRAPLQEGAALAVLGFRAADPTGYGRLLLQGDRLMAIREHADATDEERKVTLCNAGVMAFDGHRALEILDRIGNANSKGEYYLVDAVAIVREMGLEAVVIETSEDEVRGINNKAQLAEAEAVLQARLRQAALDAGVTLIAPETVYLAADTKFGSDVTIEPFVVIGPGVTIADGAVIHSFSHIVQTSIGRHASIGPYARLRPGTSLGDGVRIGNFVETKAATIEAGAKVNHLSYVGDAHVGANSNLGAGTITCNYDGFFKHKTLIGEGAFVGTNSSLVAPVKIGKGAYIGSGSVITKDVPDDAMAVERSPQSNREGGAARYREMKMRAKAKKEG; from the coding sequence ATGACCGCTCGATCCAGCCTGACTGTCGTGCTCGCGGCCGGTGAGGGCACGCGCATGCGATCCTCGCTGCCGAAGGTGCTGCACCAGGTCGCCGGCCAGTCGCTGCTGGCGCATGTGCTGGATGCGGCCCCGCACGGCGCGGGCGCCTCGCTCGCGGTCGTGATCGGGCCGGACCACAAGGCGGTCACTGAGGAGGTCAAGCGCGTCCGCGCGGATGCGGCGACCTTCGTTCAGGCCGAGCGCCTCGGCACCGCGCATGCCGTTCTGGCCGCCCGCGACGCCATTGCGCGTGGTGCCGACGATTTGCTGGTGGTGTTCGGCGATACGCCGCTGATTTCGCCAGAGACCTTCGCCCGGCTGCGCGCGCCGCTGCAAGAAGGCGCGGCGCTCGCCGTGCTCGGCTTCCGCGCCGCCGATCCGACCGGTTACGGCCGGTTGCTGCTTCAGGGCGATCGGCTGATGGCGATCCGCGAACATGCCGACGCGACGGACGAAGAGCGCAAGGTCACGCTGTGCAATGCCGGCGTGATGGCGTTCGACGGCCACAGAGCGCTCGAAATCCTCGACCGGATCGGCAATGCCAACAGCAAGGGCGAATATTATCTGGTCGATGCCGTAGCAATTGTCAGGGAAATGGGATTGGAGGCCGTCGTGATCGAAACCAGCGAGGACGAAGTGCGCGGCATCAACAACAAGGCCCAGCTCGCGGAGGCCGAAGCGGTGCTGCAGGCGCGGCTGCGCCAGGCGGCGCTCGATGCCGGCGTGACGCTGATCGCGCCGGAGACGGTTTATCTCGCCGCCGATACCAAGTTCGGCAGCGACGTCACCATCGAGCCGTTCGTGGTGATTGGCCCCGGCGTCACCATCGCCGACGGCGCGGTGATCCATTCATTCTCGCATATCGTGCAGACCTCGATCGGCAGACACGCCTCCATCGGTCCCTATGCGCGCCTGCGCCCAGGCACTTCGCTCGGCGATGGCGTTCGGATCGGCAATTTCGTCGAGACAAAGGCCGCGACGATTGAGGCGGGCGCCAAGGTCAACCATCTCTCCTATGTCGGCGACGCCCATGTCGGCGCCAATTCCAACCTCGGCGCCGGCACCATCACCTGCAACTATGACGGCTTCTTCAAGCACAAGACGCTGATCGGCGAGGGCGCGTTCGTCGGCACCAATTCATCGCTGGTGGCGCCGGTGAAGATCGGCAAGGGCGCCTATATCGGCTCGGGCTCCGTCATCACCAAGGATGTGCCCGACGACGCGATGGCCGTGGAGCGCAGCCCGCAAAGCAACCGCGAAGGTGGCGCCGCGCGCTACCGCGAAATGAAGATGCGGGCGAAGGCTAAGAAAGAGGGTTAA